The following are encoded in a window of Peromyscus leucopus breed LL Stock chromosome X, UCI_PerLeu_2.1, whole genome shotgun sequence genomic DNA:
- the Timp1 gene encoding metalloproteinase inhibitor 1 codes for MAPFASLLSGILLLLSLIASSKACSCAPLHPQTAFCNSDLVIRAKFMGSPEINMTTLYQRYEIKTTKMLKGFDTLGNAANFRFAYTPALESLCGYVHKSQNLSEEFLITGRLRNGNLHISACSFLVPWRSLKPAQQKAFSKTYSAGCGVCTVFPCSTIPCKLESDTQCLWTDQIFRGSEKDYQSRNFACLPQNPGLCTWQSLGA; via the exons ATGGCCCCCTTTGCATCTCTGCTCTCTGGCATCCTTTTGTTGCTATCACTGATAGCCTCCAGTAAGGCCTGTAGTTGTGCCCCACTCCACCCACAGACAGCCTTCTGCAACTCGGACCTAG tcATAAGGGCTAAATTCATGGGGTCCCCAGAAATCAACATGACCACTTTATACCAGCGTTATGAGATCAAGACGACTAAG ATGCTCAAAGGATTCGATACTTTGGGGAATGCTGCAAATTTCCGGTTCGCCTACACCCCGGCCCTGGAGAGCCTCTGCGGATACGTCCACAAATCCCAGAACCTGAGCGAGGAGTTTCTCATCACGG GACGCCTAAGGAACGGGAATTTGCACATCAGTGCCTGCAGCTTCTTGGTTCCCTGGCGTAGCCTGAAACCTGCTCAGCAAAAGGCCTTCTCGAAGACCTATAGTGCTGGCTGTGGGGTTTGCACA gTGTTTCCCTGTTCAACCATCCCTTGCAAACTGGAGAGTGACACTCAATGTTTGTGGACAGATCAGATCTTCAGGGGCTCTGAGAAGGACTACCAGAGCCGTAACTTTGCCTGCCTGCCCCAGAATCCAGGGTTATGTACCTGGCAATCTCTGGGGGCCTAG